The following are from one region of the Pygocentrus nattereri isolate fPygNat1 chromosome 20, fPygNat1.pri, whole genome shotgun sequence genome:
- the c20h12orf65 gene encoding probable peptide chain release factor C12orf65 homolog, mitochondrial, whose protein sequence is MAARLGVQNMFFSTKRPTRGTSQGFFPLWSIIQGAGKKYLPDLPVLNEDDLEEQFVRGSGPGGQATNKTSNCVVLKHVPTGVVVKCHKTRSVELNRKHAREIMREKLDIVYKGSDSELLKMKEESRTRKQEKRAKVNENLEKKKLLKEMLSTDAKRGNNNG, encoded by the exons ATGGCTGCGCGGCTCGGTGTCCAGAACATGTTTTTCAGTACAAAGAGACCAACTAGGGGAACAAGTCAAGGATTTTTCCCACTTTGGTCCATCATTCAAGGAGCAGGGAAAAAATACCTTCCTGACCTGCCAGTATTGAACGAGGACGACTTGGAAGAACAGTTTGTTCGTGGCTCTGGACCAGGTGGACAAGCTACTAACAAAACCAGCAACTGCGTTGTACTGAAGCACGTCCCGACAGGCGTCGTAGTAAAA TGTCACAAAACGAGGTCAGTGGAGTTGAATAGGAAGCACGCACGGGAGATCATGCGTGAAAAACTGGACATTGTGTACAAAGGGAGCGACAGCGAACtgctaaaaatgaaagaagagtCGCGGAcgagaaagcaagaaaaacgAGCAAAGGTGAATGAAAACTTGGAGAAAAAGAAACTCCTCAAAGAAATGCTGTCAACTGACGCGAAGCGAGGAAATAACAACGGATAA